The DNA segment GGTTTAATGATGAGAAAAGCAAAATTGAAGTGACTAAATAGGAAGAAGTCAAACTTCAAAAAGAGAGATTCGATTCCTTAATTTACTCTATATTTATTTGCCTACCTTCTGTATATTACTTTTGGAAAACAACTGAATATCAATGGCGCAGTTGTTAGCTAGGAATTACTGAGCTAATAAATAATTAAGGAAGCTTTCTTAATTATGTCATTATAATGACGTATGTTAAAATCGTGATGTACATCACACCTAATCATTAGATAAACCCTTACGATTAGGTTGTTAAGAAGAAATACCCATTTATATAGAGGAGGAAATCAATATGAAAAAATTAATTATAAGCACTATGTTTGCTTCATTATTATTAGTATTAGCAGCATGTGGTGGAGACGATGCAGCTAAAGAAACTAAAGACACTACTGACGGTGGAGAAAGTTCAGCTGCAAATACAGTAGAACTAGTAGCTTCTAATTGGGAGTTTGATAAAGAAAGCTATACAGTTCCCGCTGGAGAAGTAACAGTTAAGCTTGCAAATGAAGAAGGCTTCCACGGAGTTAAGATTGTTGGAACTGATTTAGTAATTGATGGCGAAGGTGAAGCTACAGCTACACTTGAACCAGGTGAATATGAAGTGGTATGTACTGTACCTTGTGGTGAAGGTCATGAGACGATGACAACTAAGCTAATTGTTGAGTAGTACAACCTGCAAAGGTATTCATACTTTTTGCATCTGAATGCAGCGTGTCTTCACGCTGCATTTTTTTATTTGTCTATAGAAATAATTCAATATTTTTTTTATAAATATCTATGAAACTAAAAAAAGCCTGATACACGCTGATTTCCGTTCCGAGTGGAAGCGTTGCGTGGGCGTGCGGAAAGCGTCCATCTGGAACGGAAAGCAACGGGATACTTGACTAATCGTAAGAAAAGACTGCCGTGAAAAGTCAGTTTTAATGAATTTCTGGACAGTCCCGCGACAAATAAATCAATCAATTATAGCCGACTAAAATTCTTCACCAACGTCATTTGACAAAGACCCTTTATCATTCAACACTCAAAAATGATATTAATTCCCAAAAGCCCTTAACCTTGGTTAAGGACTTTTTACATGAAAAAGTTATCCATTTAAGTTAATGTATTAATACACATACACTTAGTGACTGAAAGGATGAGAGACATGCAAAAACAAATTAAATTAATTAATCGTCCAAAGGGCACACCTACAAAAGAAGATTTTAAGATGGTAACTGCACCAATTGGTGAAGCGTCTGAAGGCGAAGTACTGGTAAGAACTGTTTATATTTCAGTCGATCCTTATTTACGTGGACGCATGAATGATACGAAATCTTATATTGCTCCGTTTGAATTAAACGAAATGATTTCAAGTGGTGTTATTGCTCAAGTAGTATTTTCCAAGTCGACACTTTTTAAAAAAGGTGATGTCGTTCTAGGGGCACTGCCATGGCAAGAATACAGTATTGCAAACGAAAATACGGTTCGCAAAATTGATCACTCTCGGGCCCCTGCCTCCGCTTATTTAAGTGTGCTAGGTATGACTGGATTAACGGCTTACTTTGGTTTACTGGATATTGGGAAGCCACAACAAGGTGAAACGGTTGTCGTTTCAGGAGCAGCAGGAGCTGTTGGTTCAATCGTTGGACAAATTGCGAAAATTAAAGGTACTCGAGTTGTCGGCATAGTTGGTTCAGACGAAAAAGTGAAGTTTTTAATCGATGAATTAGGATTTGATGCAGCAATTAATTACAAAACTCAAAATGTGGCTGAAGCATTACGTGAAGCATGTCCGAATGGCATAGACGTCTATTATGAAAATGTAGGCGGTGAAATTGCCGACGCTATCTTCCCACTGTTGAATAATTTTGCGCGAATTCCTGTGTGTGGTGCTATTTCTTCCTACAATAACGAAAGACCAGATTTAGGACCACGTGTACAGGGTTATTTAATTAAGACGAGCTCATTGATGCAAGGCTTTACTATCGGTAACTACTCGCCTCGTTTTGGCGAAGGTGTAAGTGATTTAGCAGGTTGGTTAAAAGAAGGAAAACTGAAGTATGAGGAAACAGTCACAGAAGGTTTTGACCGTACAATCGACGCATTCTTGGATCTCTTTATAGGTAAAAACCTAGGGAAAGCCATTGTGAAAGTATCTGAAATCGAAAAATAGATGAATAGAAAATGGGACTGTCCTAAAAGTCAAAACATATGACTAAGGGCAGTTCCCTTTTTTATTTAGCGGTTGTAGATTACCGTCGCAACGCACTTTCATGTTTCGAAGCTAGCGCAGCGATTCAGAAACAGACGAACGCTTTGCGAGGAGTAACCGCAGAAGGACCTGGTTTTCTTACAATCTTCCACTCCAATCAACCATACTTTCACCTTGTTCAAAACGGACAAATATAAACTTGGTGCAATGTTCAAATATAGGTATAGAAAAACATTCATTTTTCTACACTTATTTTGTAGTAGAGACTTATTAAACAGCCCCATTTGTGTAACTAGCACATTTCAATATTTCTCATTCTCCTATACAATTAAGCTATCAATGATTGGAGGCCTATACTATGAGTGAATTTGATCGGGTACAAGAAACAACCTCTTTTCAATCGGTTGAAACGTTAAAACAACAATTACATACTCTTGATATAAAGGCAGGAGACGCCATTATGGTCCATTCATCTATTAAATCGATGGGTTGGATTGCTGGCGGAGCAAAAGCCGTTATAGATGCATTGATGGAAACCATTACTACGGAAGGTACCATTATCATGGCAGCACAATCTGCGGAAAATTCTGAGCCCTCTTATTGGATGTTGCCACCTGTTCCGAAAGAGTGGCATGACCCAATTCGTCAACACACGCCCGCATATGATCGACATTTAACACCTCTACGTGGAATGGGAAAGATTGCGGAATGTTTTCATCGCCACCCGAAAACCATACGTAGCAATCATCCCGTTCATAGTTTTATGGCATGGGGTAAACATGCGGAAGAATGGATGAGTGACCATCCCCTAGAAGATTCATTTGGTTTGGGTTCTCCCCTAGGGAAAATTTTAAATGAAAACGTCAAAATTCTTTTACTAGGCGTTGGTTATGATTCATGTACAGCTTTGCATCTATCTGAGTACTTGCTTGAACATAAAACGTATACCAATCAAGGAGCAGCTATGTTAGTTGACGGCGAACGTCAATGGATTGAATACCAATCTGTCGATGGGGATTCGGATCGTTTCCCAGAGCTTGGTGAAGCATTTGAGAAAGCACATCCTACTGCAAGTTACGCAGGGAAATTAGGTCAAGCCGACTGCCGCGTCGTTCAGATAAAGCCTCTTATAACCTTTGGTGAGGAGTGGTTGAAAAACAATCCTCCAGAAGATATTATGCAAACTTTGAAATAAATAAGTAAAGTCCGTAGAAACATGAAAAGCTGTTTCTGCGGACTTTTACCGTGTCTATTCATTTCTAATTTCTGTACTTGGATTTAAGTTAAAACGAGATGTAATAAGGTAGATGGCCATAATAAATAATAAACCGCCAGCTATTAAAAGATATTTGAAGCTATGATTAACAACAATAGTTGTTTCATACTCACTTGATAATCTATCCTTTTCGATTGTAATTTCCCCATTTTCGGATTGAATAAGGATATCATCAACTTTCACTTCATTAGATGATTGCTTTAGGTCAAGCCATGTCGTATTGGGATAAGAGTTTAATATACTTACTACTTCCTTTAAAGTATCTAACCCTAGATATGGATGATAGAAAGCAGCGAAATAAGAATCTGAATATTGAGCGATGTCATCACCTTTAGCCTTCATATTCTTAAGACTTAATTCATATGGATTAGTAGGATTTTTAATGTCTTTATCAATGTAGCCCATTGTTTCAGGAATTAGTTTCATTCCATGTAAGAAACTAGGTTTTCCGTCAGTAATTAAGCTATAGGTACTTTTTCTTGATTGATCTGTAATTTGCAACTGTCCTACGTATGTTGAAAAATGTTCTGCAAGTATTTTATAACCAGCTTGTGACATAGCATAATGCGATGGTTCAAAAGCGAGTGGATACAATCTATGTGAAATCATTTCCTCTACACCATTTTGAATTGCATCACGAATATACTTTTCTTCATATTGTTCAAGTTTTTGTTGTTGAACCTCATTAGTAGGAATAACTATTTTATCATCTTGTGATTGATACACCGGCCGATTATTATCAACGTCCCAAAATTCGAATCCTTCTCCTGTTTCACTATCTCTATATTGATGTTTGTATCCGTGTAAAATAAAACTCGCACCATTTTTTTGCATATATTGCAATACCTTAACCAACTCTGGAACATCTGCTAAGTTAATCTCTTCTTGTGTCTTTGGTGATGTGTATACAGGGATAACTGTTACTAAATAAGGGATGTTCTGCTCCTTCAAGTATACGGCAATTTCTTTAAGATTTGCTGCGTCTACTTTCGGATGGATATCTTCTAATCGTAAATATTTTACTCTCTCACTATTCGCTTGTTTCCCAAAAACTTCGTATAAGGCTTCCCCTATTACCATGCCTATAGGATTATGGAAGTTAGTAGTACCAACATAATATGAATCATTATCTTTAATGATTAATGGTTTCGTATCATCCCCACTAGCTAAAACTTCTTGATTTTTTCCTACTACTTCTATTTTTTTAATTATTCTTTTTTCTTCTATCTCCGTTCTAATGGATGATTTTGGTATTGAAACGGAACGGATCATTTCATTCTCAGAAGTCTTCACAAACGCAAATCGCTTTTTTAATTGTTCTACATTTTTACCGAAGAAGATAACTTTCCCTTGAAAATTTTCCATTTGATTAATAAGGTCAGTAGAAATCTTCTTATTTATTGTACCTACATAAAATACGTGCGTGTATTCATCTAATTTAATTGACTCTTCATCAGATTTAACTGTAATATCACTTGTAAAATTACTAATAATCGTATCTAGTATACGAACTTCAGTTATATCATTTGAAGTAGATATTATTAATGCACGGTCTTGTTTTTCTGCAGCTAAAGCGCTGAAAGGAAAGAATAAGGTACTCATTAATACGATTAACACCAAAGTTAATTTATTCTTCATAGCTTACAATCACCCCATGAACATAATCAAAAAAATGTGTCTTTGAATCAGTTCTATTACTAAAAAAAGATGACTTTCTTTTTAAAATTTCTTTCGCTATAGATGGCTGAGTCTTATTGAAATAAAGAACTGCCAGCGCATAAACTGCGCGAGATTCATAATTTACCGTTGGCTCACCATTTTTTTTATTATAGCGACCATTTATTAATTTTCTTTCGTCCCACTGTTTTTTTAGCCATCCATGAAATTGAGGATTTTCACAAGATTTATCTATACAATATGTGGCAATAAGTAGTTGATCGACCATATGTGCCTCTTCTGATGAAATTGGTTTATTATTTTTAATCGTTTGTTCTTCTGCAAAAAACAAACCATCTATAGTCGGCGAAGGATATCTGTCTAGTACAAGAATCTTTAAATAGTCATCATGTAAATAACTATTTACCATTGTTGGTGCTGGATATTTCGAGTTCCAGTCGTAATAATGAGGAATTTGATTATTAATAATTTGATATTCCTTAATAGGTTGCGTTAATTCATCGGCTAATATTCGATACTCTTGACGATCGAATATATCCGCAGCTTGCCTTAGAATATGGATAATTCGAATATCATCTATAAATGCATTAACAGAGATATCTGAACCAGTTTTCCACTTCATAAAGAGTTCGTTATCAACTTTAACGATAAAAAATTTTTTTAATACCTTTACTTGGTCATTAAAACGCACCTTTTCTTTTCGTTGTAAAAGAAGTTCCATATACAGCCCTGTACTCTCAAGAAGGTATTCTGGCTTGTCTGTTTGAGAATAATTTTTAATTAAACCTTCATCAGTCGCATATTTCATTTCAATAGTTTCGATTGCATCTAAACTTTTTAAATTAAGATAGATCATGGCCCCTCCAATACTGAAAATCAGGATAATTACAATAGAAAACTTTTTTTTCATTGAACATGTTCTTCTTTATAACGCTTCGTTTTATCCCAAGCAATCGTTTTACCGCGTACACGGTTGATTGAATAAGAATAGATAGCACGAAATAGAAGTATCAAAAATAGTTGTGAATAAGTGAAGTACATAATCATGCCTACTATTAAATTAATAGCTGATGTATTTTTATTAAATATCATACTACCTACTATTTGGAACGAAAATACCAAATAACTTAAAAACCAAATCATTATTAGTGGTTGCGTCATTACAGGTAAGTCCACACCAGTTAAACTTAATACAAACCAAGTGTTTGAAAAAAGTAACATAATGACGAAAAAGAAATAGGTTAATAAATGTTGTCCCGTATGATACAAAACTTTTCCCCGCCAATATGTGGGATCATAAAATAATTTCTCTAGTAGATACAAGTTCCCAATTAACCATCGAGTCCGTTGTTTAATAAACGCTCTTAGATTTTCAGGTTCTTGTTCCCAGGTTTCCGCTTCAGGTACAATTGGCAAAAGGTAATCTTTAGCTGTAATACGAATGGTCAGTTCAGCATCTTCTGCCAACGCGTATGGATCATATCCACCTACCTCTTCAATTACCGATCGCTTCAATAACATATTTGTCCCTGGAAGTGATCCTGTTTTAAAAAGAGCCCAACGGCCGCATTGCATTAGTAATTGAAAGACTTGAAATTCAATTGAAATCATTCGTGTTAATAGATTTTTTTCTTGATTAATTGTACGAACATAACCAATTGCACCCGCTGCGTTGGGAGTCTGTTCAGCAACCTCAACCAGTAGCTTTAACGCATCATGGTTTGGTTGATTATCAGCATCATAGATAATGAAGTAATCTGATTCGGTTATGGACAGACCATAGTTTAATACGCGAGATTTTCCTTTTGGATTCCCGTCAGATACTTGAACATAGTGACAATTTAAAAATGATGATGAAAATTCTCGACCAATTTCAGCTGTTTCATCGGTGGATTGATCATCAAGTAAGTAAACATCCATTTTTCCAGGATACGTGAGTTTTAACATGGCTTCCAACGTGTTTCTAATAACAATTCCTTCATTATGCGCTGGAATAAGTATGGCCACTGACGGATAGAAGTCTAATTTTTTCCTAATGATCTTTCTTTGTCTAAAGTAAATTCCTGCTATCGTTAAGATTGAATAATAAATCAGCAGAAATCCAAAAAATATGATGACACTAAGTAAAATTATTTTCATGCAAAACTCCCTACCTTTAAATGTGATTTCGTGTCTTGTAGGTATTCAACTCGCTTCGTAGTGAAATTTACAGGGAGTTCAGTAATGTTTACTTTTCCTCTTAATTTATCTATTACTCGAGATTGCACAATCTGACATCCGTCTTCGCTTGTATTTTGTAAGAAAACAAGAAATGTTGAAGTGTCTGTCAGGGTGAAAAAGTCAAACTGATCTCTCGTGCTATCCTCAATGACTTCCGCCAGTATCTTCTTATATATTTGTTCCTTATTCTTTTTTACATTTACACTTATTTGCATTAAAAAGCCCATTTCATTCCTTCGTTTTAATCCTACTAAATTAATTGACACTCGTTCTGAGAATTCTTTATTCGTTAGTAAACGAGAGTGGGTACTCACAAACTTTTGTAATTCGAAGTTTTTTAGTTTTTCAAACTCTAATGTTATTTTCAACTTCTGAAGATGATGAGCTGAATACCAAATAGAAAGAATAGACACAAAGTAAACAATATTC comes from the Paenisporosarcina antarctica genome and includes:
- a CDS encoding cupredoxin domain-containing protein encodes the protein MKKLIISTMFASLLLVLAACGGDDAAKETKDTTDGGESSAANTVELVASNWEFDKESYTVPAGEVTVKLANEEGFHGVKIVGTDLVIDGEGEATATLEPGEYEVVCTVPCGEGHETMTTKLIVE
- a CDS encoding NADP-dependent oxidoreductase; protein product: MRDMQKQIKLINRPKGTPTKEDFKMVTAPIGEASEGEVLVRTVYISVDPYLRGRMNDTKSYIAPFELNEMISSGVIAQVVFSKSTLFKKGDVVLGALPWQEYSIANENTVRKIDHSRAPASAYLSVLGMTGLTAYFGLLDIGKPQQGETVVVSGAAGAVGSIVGQIAKIKGTRVVGIVGSDEKVKFLIDELGFDAAINYKTQNVAEALREACPNGIDVYYENVGGEIADAIFPLLNNFARIPVCGAISSYNNERPDLGPRVQGYLIKTSSLMQGFTIGNYSPRFGEGVSDLAGWLKEGKLKYEETVTEGFDRTIDAFLDLFIGKNLGKAIVKVSEIEK
- a CDS encoding aminoglycoside N(3)-acetyltransferase, yielding MSEFDRVQETTSFQSVETLKQQLHTLDIKAGDAIMVHSSIKSMGWIAGGAKAVIDALMETITTEGTIIMAAQSAENSEPSYWMLPPVPKEWHDPIRQHTPAYDRHLTPLRGMGKIAECFHRHPKTIRSNHPVHSFMAWGKHAEEWMSDHPLEDSFGLGSPLGKILNENVKILLLGVGYDSCTALHLSEYLLEHKTYTNQGAAMLVDGERQWIEYQSVDGDSDRFPELGEAFEKAHPTASYAGKLGQADCRVVQIKPLITFGEEWLKNNPPEDIMQTLK
- a CDS encoding DUF2334 domain-containing protein; translated protein: MKNKLTLVLIVLMSTLFFPFSALAAEKQDRALIISTSNDITEVRILDTIISNFTSDITVKSDEESIKLDEYTHVFYVGTINKKISTDLINQMENFQGKVIFFGKNVEQLKKRFAFVKTSENEMIRSVSIPKSSIRTEIEEKRIIKKIEVVGKNQEVLASGDDTKPLIIKDNDSYYVGTTNFHNPIGMVIGEALYEVFGKQANSERVKYLRLEDIHPKVDAANLKEIAVYLKEQNIPYLVTVIPVYTSPKTQEEINLADVPELVKVLQYMQKNGASFILHGYKHQYRDSETGEGFEFWDVDNNRPVYQSQDDKIVIPTNEVQQQKLEQYEEKYIRDAIQNGVEEMISHRLYPLAFEPSHYAMSQAGYKILAEHFSTYVGQLQITDQSRKSTYSLITDGKPSFLHGMKLIPETMGYIDKDIKNPTNPYELSLKNMKAKGDDIAQYSDSYFAAFYHPYLGLDTLKEVVSILNSYPNTTWLDLKQSSNEVKVDDILIQSENGEITIEKDRLSSEYETTIVVNHSFKYLLIAGGLLFIMAIYLITSRFNLNPSTEIRNE
- a CDS encoding glycosyltransferase family 2 protein gives rise to the protein MKIILLSVIIFFGFLLIYYSILTIAGIYFRQRKIIRKKLDFYPSVAILIPAHNEGIVIRNTLEAMLKLTYPGKMDVYLLDDQSTDETAEIGREFSSSFLNCHYVQVSDGNPKGKSRVLNYGLSITESDYFIIYDADNQPNHDALKLLVEVAEQTPNAAGAIGYVRTINQEKNLLTRMISIEFQVFQLLMQCGRWALFKTGSLPGTNMLLKRSVIEEVGGYDPYALAEDAELTIRITAKDYLLPIVPEAETWEQEPENLRAFIKQRTRWLIGNLYLLEKLFYDPTYWRGKVLYHTGQHLLTYFFFVIMLLFSNTWFVLSLTGVDLPVMTQPLIMIWFLSYLVFSFQIVGSMIFNKNTSAINLIVGMIMYFTYSQLFLILLFRAIYSYSINRVRGKTIAWDKTKRYKEEHVQ